One Malania oleifera isolate guangnan ecotype guangnan chromosome 9, ASM2987363v1, whole genome shotgun sequence DNA segment encodes these proteins:
- the LOC131163908 gene encoding protein ROH1A-like isoform X1: MPSTENQGSTSPLITFGLSILSINRGQVHSMDGNHDSNSQELVLESFQKLISDRFHDLSTVSDDELLSLEWIRKLLDAFICCQDEFKVILFNNKVQISKPPLDRLVADFFERSIKALDICNATRDGIERIRQWEKHLEIVLCALDSQKRMVGEGQFRRARKALTDLALAMLDEKDSGSVFSQRNRSFGRHSSSKEHRPSGHSRSLSWSVSRSWSAAKQLQSISNNLVPPRGNEIVASGGLALPVFSMSFVLMFVLWILVAAIPCQDRGLQIHFSIPRQLPWGSSFMLLHDRIMEEFKKKERRNCSGLLREIYQIEKCARHVSDMVDSVQFPLTEEQKNEVGQGALEAAEICESLKNGLDPLERQVREVFRRIMNCRTEGLEFLGRANIAE, translated from the coding sequence ATGCCATCTACGGAAAATCAGGGCTCTACTTCACCTCTTATTACGTTTGGTCTCTCAATATTGAGTATTAATCGTGGTCAGGTTCATTCCATGGATGGTAATCATGATTCCAATTCCCAGGAGTTGGTGCTCGAATCATTCCAGAAATTGATTTCTGACAGATTTCACGATCTCTCCACTGTTAGTGATGATGAATTGCTCTCTCTTGAATGGATTCGGAAGCTTTTGGATGCATTCATTTGCTGCCAGGATGAATTTAAGGTCATTTTGTTCAACAACAAAGTGCAGATCTCAAAACCCCCATTGGATCGTTTAGTGGCTGATTTTTTTGAAAGAAGCATAAAGGCGCTGGATATTTGCAATGCAACTCGTGATGGAATTGAAAGGATACGACAGTGGGAGAAGCACTTGGAAATAGTTCTATGTGCCTTGGATTCCCAGAAAAGGATGGTGGGTGAAGGACAGTTTCGTCGAGCAAGAAAAGCATTGACAGATTTGGCACTTGCTATGCTGGATGAAAAGGATTCAGGTTCTGTTTTTTCACAGCGTAACCGTTCTTTTGGCCGTCATAGTTCAAGCAAGGAGCACCGCCCATCGGGGCATTCTCGATCTCTTTCATGGAGTGTGTCTCGTTCTTGGTCAGCAGCCAAGCAGCTCCAATCAATTTCAAACAATTTGGTCCCACCTCGTGGGAATGAGATTGTTGCTAGCGGTGGACTTGCATTGCCTGTATTTTCTATGAGTTTTGTGCTCATGTTTGTACTGTGGATTCTAGTTGCAGCAATTCCTTGTCAGGATCGGGGCCTTCAGATCCATTTCTCAATCCCACGCCAATTACCTTGGGGTAGTTCATTTATGCTGCTTCACGATAGGATAATGGAGGAGTTCAAGAAGAAGGAGCGGCGGAATTGCAGTGGTTTGCTGAGGGAGATTTATCAGATTGAGAAATGTGCACGCCACGTGTCAGACATGGTAGATTCTGTTCAGTTCCCGCTGACTGAGGAGCAGAAGAATGAAGTTGGACAGGGAGCGCTGGAGGCGGCAGAAATTTGTGAGAGTTTAAAGAATGGACTGGACCCATTGGAGCGTCAAGTAAGAGAAGTGTTTCGTAGGATCATGAATTGCCGAACTGAGGGTCTTGAATTCTTGGGCAGGGCAAATATTGCTGAGTAA
- the LOC131163908 gene encoding protein ROH1A-like isoform X2 encodes MDGNHDSNSQELVLESFQKLISDRFHDLSTVSDDELLSLEWIRKLLDAFICCQDEFKVILFNNKVQISKPPLDRLVADFFERSIKALDICNATRDGIERIRQWEKHLEIVLCALDSQKRMVGEGQFRRARKALTDLALAMLDEKDSGSVFSQRNRSFGRHSSSKEHRPSGHSRSLSWSVSRSWSAAKQLQSISNNLVPPRGNEIVASGGLALPVFSMSFVLMFVLWILVAAIPCQDRGLQIHFSIPRQLPWGSSFMLLHDRIMEEFKKKERRNCSGLLREIYQIEKCARHVSDMVDSVQFPLTEEQKNEVGQGALEAAEICESLKNGLDPLERQVREVFRRIMNCRTEGLEFLGRANIAE; translated from the coding sequence ATGGATGGTAATCATGATTCCAATTCCCAGGAGTTGGTGCTCGAATCATTCCAGAAATTGATTTCTGACAGATTTCACGATCTCTCCACTGTTAGTGATGATGAATTGCTCTCTCTTGAATGGATTCGGAAGCTTTTGGATGCATTCATTTGCTGCCAGGATGAATTTAAGGTCATTTTGTTCAACAACAAAGTGCAGATCTCAAAACCCCCATTGGATCGTTTAGTGGCTGATTTTTTTGAAAGAAGCATAAAGGCGCTGGATATTTGCAATGCAACTCGTGATGGAATTGAAAGGATACGACAGTGGGAGAAGCACTTGGAAATAGTTCTATGTGCCTTGGATTCCCAGAAAAGGATGGTGGGTGAAGGACAGTTTCGTCGAGCAAGAAAAGCATTGACAGATTTGGCACTTGCTATGCTGGATGAAAAGGATTCAGGTTCTGTTTTTTCACAGCGTAACCGTTCTTTTGGCCGTCATAGTTCAAGCAAGGAGCACCGCCCATCGGGGCATTCTCGATCTCTTTCATGGAGTGTGTCTCGTTCTTGGTCAGCAGCCAAGCAGCTCCAATCAATTTCAAACAATTTGGTCCCACCTCGTGGGAATGAGATTGTTGCTAGCGGTGGACTTGCATTGCCTGTATTTTCTATGAGTTTTGTGCTCATGTTTGTACTGTGGATTCTAGTTGCAGCAATTCCTTGTCAGGATCGGGGCCTTCAGATCCATTTCTCAATCCCACGCCAATTACCTTGGGGTAGTTCATTTATGCTGCTTCACGATAGGATAATGGAGGAGTTCAAGAAGAAGGAGCGGCGGAATTGCAGTGGTTTGCTGAGGGAGATTTATCAGATTGAGAAATGTGCACGCCACGTGTCAGACATGGTAGATTCTGTTCAGTTCCCGCTGACTGAGGAGCAGAAGAATGAAGTTGGACAGGGAGCGCTGGAGGCGGCAGAAATTTGTGAGAGTTTAAAGAATGGACTGGACCCATTGGAGCGTCAAGTAAGAGAAGTGTTTCGTAGGATCATGAATTGCCGAACTGAGGGTCTTGAATTCTTGGGCAGGGCAAATATTGCTGAGTAA